From one Actinomyces sp. Marseille-P3109 genomic stretch:
- a CDS encoding PfkB family carbohydrate kinase translates to MTLFRPACFISTGSILIDIPLHVSRVPMPGGAITGASSGPVVGGGYTVVSAAARQGVPAALAATLGTGPNSARVRESMRLDQVELLVEELVGDIGTCTTLIEPSGRRTFITTAGVEGEPQREDLESLDLREGDWVYATGYDLAHYTSRGILADWLLSIPDGVGLVIDLGPAQPDIPDQVLLPLLSRATMLTGNDLEMSRLEGRLGSPDAVRRSCSQALIVRRTGAHGCILHPVGGGPIEVPGFVRAVVDTTGAGDTHTGVLVAGLLDGLDVVEAARRANAAAAHAVARSGPAQAPRREEIDAILLESTEDGTEDDEGPDGSAR, encoded by the coding sequence ATGACTCTGTTCCGGCCCGCATGCTTCATATCCACCGGATCCATCCTCATTGACATCCCCCTCCACGTCAGCCGAGTGCCGATGCCGGGAGGGGCGATCACCGGGGCATCATCGGGCCCGGTCGTGGGGGGCGGGTACACGGTGGTCTCAGCCGCTGCCCGACAGGGCGTCCCCGCCGCTCTGGCGGCGACCCTGGGAACCGGCCCCAACTCCGCACGGGTGCGCGAGTCGATGCGCCTGGACCAGGTCGAGCTGCTCGTTGAGGAGCTCGTCGGCGATATCGGCACCTGCACCACGCTCATCGAGCCGTCGGGCCGGCGAACCTTCATCACCACTGCGGGCGTCGAGGGCGAGCCCCAGCGCGAGGACCTCGAGAGCCTCGACCTTCGGGAGGGGGACTGGGTCTATGCCACCGGCTACGACCTGGCCCACTACACGAGCAGGGGCATCCTGGCCGACTGGCTCCTGTCGATCCCCGACGGCGTCGGACTGGTCATCGACCTGGGCCCGGCCCAGCCCGATATCCCCGACCAGGTGCTACTGCCGCTGCTGTCCCGCGCGACGATGCTGACCGGCAACGACCTGGAGATGAGCCGGCTCGAGGGACGGCTGGGGAGCCCGGACGCGGTGCGTCGGAGCTGCTCACAGGCACTGATCGTCCGGCGTACCGGAGCCCACGGATGCATCCTCCACCCGGTCGGTGGCGGACCGATCGAGGTTCCCGGTTTCGTGCGCGCTGTCGTCGACACGACGGGGGCGGGAGACACTCACACCGGTGTCCTCGTCGCCGGACTCCTCGACGGGCTCGACGTCGTCGAGGCCGCCCGACGCGCCAACGCGGCTGCCGCCCACGCCGTGGCCCGCAGCGGGCCGGCTCAGGCTCCGCGCCGTGAGGAGATCGACGCCATCCTCCTTGAGAGCACCGAGGACGGTACCGAAGACGATGAGGGACCCGACGGTAGCGCTCGCTGA